The segment GAGTGGCCACAGAAGTGAATAGAATAAAACACCCAAAACAAGTTCCTGAAAAAGACTGGCTCTGTGCTCATGTATTCCAAGAACTGAAAGAGTAGCTATGTTTATTAGATAAACCTTTTCGAGCAAATAATTTACAGGTCAGCTTCAAGGTAAAGATGAAAATAGACTGCtcttcagtttttgttgttgtggctGAGATGTCTAAAAAGGGGTCATACCAGGTAATGTGTGGGATTAGGTGGGAGATTTGTTCAGTTAATGTGTCATGCTAATTTAATTTTTAGATCCAAGTTATACATTTCAAAAGTATTCATGATTCATAGGATAACATATAATTCAgtgtttggtttattttataACTATGCACACACAAGTGttaaaagaacagtttttaaagTCACAGTATTAGTCAAAAGATGAAAATAGTCCTTCTATAAATCCATTTTTAGAAAGCTTATGATTACATACCTTTTGTTTCACAGGGTCTCTGCCTCTTTAGGCACAAAACATGGATATGAGCTGAAACTTGTGAAGCTAGAGAGATCCTAGAGGACATTCAGTAGGACTTCTACAGCGTACATGACAGAAGCTGAAAAGTCAGTAGTGAATGCAGCAAAGGCttccaaaggagaaaagaacaggTCAGTGTTTAAAGCAACTGACTGCTGTCCTGAAAGCTAAATTATAACCTTGCCCCTGAGTTTGTAATTGATGCTATGTGTGTTACTTACAATACATTTATCATAGGTAGCCcctaacaatttttttttagtctggTAAGAATCTAATTTATCGATGTACTGAGTACTTAAATCTGTATCTGAAGTCAATGAGAGCTGCAAGTGGGTAAATGAAGTGTGGCATTGAACTAAATTGTTACAGAAAATCAAGTCCTAGGCTTCTCTCAAATGAGACACCAAATCTTTGTGGATTCTTTTCAGTCCTTTGAATCCCAGAATTACTACTtcttaacttaaaaaaatatgtaggtTGCcctgaaagtagtgcctcctagTCATTTCCATGCTAAAGGctatagaaaaataatagaCATGCAGCCATGAAGCAAGCAAAAATTTCACAGAGCTGGTGATTGTTGGTGATGAGGTGGTACAGGATTTTATTGcccacaaagaaaacaaacctcaaAGTGGGAATTCATagtaagacagaaaaagaggtGACAGATAGAATAAGTTGAGAGTTCAGCTACTTtcagatattcagaaaaaatgGAGCTGCAGCAACAGGTACGGACATATGCTTTGAATGGTGTATCAAAGCACCTGTAATATATTTTGTGCTTTTGGAGATTTTTCACATAACAAGATAAACGAAAGAGGTAATTCACACATATGCTTGTTACAAGCCAAGCTACAaaccattttctgtttcagtcttGCAGTTTTGACAAAGGTAATCCTTCAGGCTTTGCTTAGGAAAGCCTGGGTTCTGACAGGAGGTCGATTGGAAAGGCCCAGGAAAGCATATGGTGCCTTATGCTCACCTGGCATGCCTGCTGTATGAGTCTGATCCTATAGgcagcctcccagcagcacacttATTCTCCTTACAAACaggtgaggagctgctgtgaacTATGTCCTTATCATCTGAGATAAGGCAGAGTGCTCAGGCAGTCAAATGAGTCACAGCAACATGGGATCACAGGCCGCCCACGGCTGTGTCCTTATCCACAACTcatgctacaaaaaaaaaaaagaaaaaaagaaaaaaaaaaaaaaagtgatgcaaTGCTTCCCTGTGGATCAGGAGCAATTCAAAGAGTGCAGATGCACTGTTCACCACTctgaaagaatcacagaatccttagagttggaagggatctctaaaggtcacccagtccaacttCCTTGCAATGAACATCCACAGCTatatcaggttgctcagagccccgtccagcctgaccttaacCTTCAGGTGAGGCAGCATAATGTAGGACAGATCTTGCCATGGGATAGCGTTGACATACAATAAAATAGTTGTGCATATAtttatgggaagaaaaaagaaatactttttataCACTGCAGAAAAGTGCTCGGAGGTACAGGgcacccctcaccccccagGCTGTGCTGCGCTCCACTCACACCCCCGGTCCGTGCTGCGGGGCTGTCGCTGGCACTGCGGGGATGCGGGCGGGGCCCGGCACGGGGCTGGCGGCAGTGGGGCGTGTTGACCCCTCCCGTCCCGTCCTGCCCCGTCCCTCTGCCCCGGGGCGGGCCGCCCGCGACACATATAGGAGCGGATCGGGACCCGAGCCGGCACTCGTTGCGGAGCGAGCGGTCCCGTGTTTACCTCTTTTGCTCTGAGAGAAGCATTCTGCTCGCTGCCATGGCCTCGGTACCCTCCGCCGGCTGCCTTCTGGCCAAGAATCAGTACTACCGCAGTAAGTGCTCAGGGCCCGGCAGCCCCCCAGCCTCCGAGTTTGTGGCAGTATGAGAAAGTTAGGAAGTGTTTCAGGTGAATGAGCTGTAGGCAAGTGTGGGGTTTTGCTACACGTGtatttttagttattatttttatttcattattatttgcTTGGGGATTTTTGTTCCATAAAGGAGCTGCAGTTTTAATGAGTATTTGCTTCTGGTTATTCATATATACTTTTTTTGCCTGTAGAATACTTCGTTAAGAATACGCAGTATCAATCTTTTTATTATAGACCGTGACAGTGACAAAGCATTAGCTCAAGAAATCCTGGCTTCAAGCTGTACTTTATATTGCGTTTGCAGGCTTAGACAGAATGCATAATCAACACACATTCTTGTTTCTCTATACACGAAACACTTTGAGAGTGCACCCAACCTGGTTAAGATCCCTTACACAGTTCGCTATTGAGTAATGCAATGATGGTACTCTTAGTTTTATCAGAATGGAAGTACAGAAGCTTAGAgttattcattattattattattatgcacTTGATTACTCTACAGTGTATATGTGATCATCATGAGGCAcatcactgatttcagtgaaagCTGTACAAGCAGATCTCACTGTGCTTTCAGGTGGTGAGAGATCAACTTACATGAAAGCTTTTGACTAAACAACCGTAGTAAAATGGtacatgaaatatttaagtCACTTTGTAGCTAACTACTTGTTGCTAAGCTTATCTTATCTTTTAGATGGCTTCTTCTGAGATAGCAGCAAGTATGAGAAATTATTGGCATGAAAATGTATCCATCTTCTTCATTAAACATGTCCTTCTTTTCTGTGAACAGCAAGGCAGAACTCGGAATCCAGCGtttcttccagctcctcctgctgttcTGATCCTGTGAGCACTGCAGAACAGGACAAAGCATTTCATGGTATTGCTCCCTGCTTTCAAACAGTCTTCTGAATTTCGCCTGTTTGCTATTCTGTGAGTGTCTAATGGTGAGGGCTGCTTCTCTTTTGGCAGGGTTACCTGAATTACTCGATAAATGCTGGTGgataaaaagctttttccatcGTGAACCATCTCCACCGACTGTTGGCAGAAAAGCACTATCAGCAAGCAGGTGAGTCCTGGTTTTGCAGTGATGGGGATAACTGAATcattccatttttcctttggtaAAAGTGCTATTAAACAAGTCAAAATCAGCTAAAACAGTGTGGGGACACAATGCTATTTTGATGACTTAAATAAAGATTCCACAAAGGTATGGCCTTAGAAGCTGCCcatgtttacattttaaaaactgaactCACACTATATGTTATGATAATGATTGTTACAGCATTTATAGAGACAGTTATTTAATCTCCACTGCACTTGTACTCCCATTTATGCATTTCTGCTTAACTTTATATTAAAAAGTTAATATGAATGAAACCAAAATTTCTGCAGATGAATACCTCTGCAAAAATATAATAATCCTACTCCTAACCTTTTTGaatctgtatttctgcagtacCAACAGCTGAATATGAAAGCAGGCTGGATTACTGTCTGAGATACTGCGCACGGACTTATTTTTCCAAGAGGCTTGGGATCTTCTGAGTGTCTGGATtcagctgaaagaagaaaacaaaacctttaggagggaaggaaggcatACTTTCAAAAGATGTCAGTAGCTTAAAAACTATTGTATAATGGACACGTCCATGGCTTACCTTCTTCATTATGGAGTTTCTATCATTTTAGATGACCCTAATGAAAGTTACTTGGATTAAATATCCTGATGACTTACCTGGATACTTAAGAAAAAACCTGACAGTAGGATATTATAGGTTTAAAAGTATGTGTATGGAATGACTTCACAATAGTTGATACTTACCTGAAGTTTTACCTGTTAAGATATCAGCTCTGTAGACATTCACTGCTGTAAATGCATCACAAACATTCTATTCTACTgtattgtgtatatatatattctaccAGCTGTTCAGTTATAGGCATCAGAGTTCACAAGGATGCTTGCTAAtagctttgctttcagaaagccCAGTTACACAGAGAAGCAACAATCTGTGTTCCAGCTGGGTGTGTAGACCCCAACCACAAATACATAGATACACTTTTCATTCACATCTATGCATGTTCATACTTGAGAACAGAATAGCAGAGAGACGGGTAATCCTAATGGACACTGACATCTTCCAAGCAGATGAGTGATCTTAATCAGGGTTGATATTCACAGCTCTGTTTTACTTTCAAATTACTCTCACCTTCTTTGCTGCATTTGAAAGACCTGTTTGTTCTCAAGTGACTAATCCTATCAGCATTCACTGCTGTCCATCAGTTTCCTTAGTGAGAGGTAAGAGCTGGCAAAGTATTCAACTTGAAGTGATAACATTAATGTTAATAACGAAGTCTGTCTTTGTCAGGATACATGCTATTGAAATACACTGTAGTAACTTTTCATTTGGTCGTCAGCATTGCAAAGCAGTAGATGATTGTTTGTTCTACTGGGGATGGCCAAAATGGATCAAAGGTCATAGAAAATAACATATTTGGCTGGATGACATCACTTCTGTGTGTTTATTTGTGCAAATTTTTCTTAATCTACCATCACTAAATCTACCTGGCCTTTGTCCATCACTGGATGAAGTAACAATAGCAAACATTATCAATGtaagtgtaattttttttagttataGATTAGTGGTTGTCATGGTAATGCTTAGAACTCTGAAGTGTATCAAGTGACTGCTTTGGTTTTGGTGTAGGCAGTGAATGTTTGCCCCatgacaacagaaaagaatgcaaCAATGGAAGCATGGTTTCAGGAATCCTCAAATTGCCTTGTTACACCTTTTTCCCCTATCACCATTGTGCAGTTTCATCATTGTCTTTTCTCTAAGTGTACAGAATGAACTATTTttgtatgtgatttttttttttttgtataaataaAGATTTAATCAGTACTTAATTTGGGCCTCTAATACAAATGGTATTCTGGCTTTGTGTTGTCCTTGGTGGGTAGTTTTCTGACTTATTTTAATGACGTGAAGTAGGAAAATTCAGAATTCCCACTGAAAACTTAAGGGAAtgcctttcttccttcagcCACTTTAAACTTTGATGTGAGATGAAGACGAGGGATGGAACATGAGCTAGCTGAAAGACACATTTTTCTATAATGACATATTGTAAAGGAAGAGATGAGCAATCTCATACTACTGGTTTCAGAAGGGTGATTGTGGCTCTTTCTGAAGATGCTTGAAGccacagaggaaagaaatgccaTATCCCTTGTTTTCGTGAGTAATATAGgattcagaaacagagaagtgaAAAGTGCAGTGACAAGTTTCCATGTTGATCTCTGAGCTTAAACTGTTTCTGTCCTAATCTTGACAGGAAGTAAAGTGCAGAATGCACTGAAAGTGTAAAGGCCACAGCCAACCaacctctgcttttgttttagatGGGAAAGCTGGAGAAAcaagagatcatagaatcatagaatggcctgggttgaaaaggatcacagtgatcatccagtttcaacccccctgctatgtgcagggtcaccaaccactagaccaggctgcccagagccacatccagcctggccttgaatgcctatagggatggggcatccacagcctccttgggcaacccattccagtgcgtcaccacccttcgagcgaaaaacttcctcctaatgtctaacaTAAACCtgccctgtctcagtttaaaatcattcccccttgtcctatgtCTGAATTCATTTGCTTAAGCTTCTATGAAGGACTGTTGGTATAATGGTGCCATAGTGATGGAAAATCCTGCTCTGGAGTAGTGCCCTAATGGTGTCTTCATCATCTTCTGTTGTGATCAGCTCAGCTTTGAACTGATACCACTGCGACTTCATAGTTATTAGTGCCAGTGCTTCAAAGTGCAGTTACCCTTCCATGGATCAACTGTAATAAATAACATGCCATGTTACTTAATGACAAATTGCAAAGGGGATATGGAAAACCAATACAATAAACTGCTTGCTGTAAAACCACTGCATTTTGTTATATCACAGTAACAAAGAAATGTCAGTTTTCTTgaatgaaatgtaaatattatgTAATTTTTTGGGAGGACAAAACCAAAACTTAAATGATTTAGAGATAAgtcaggaaagaagaataaaggGGAAATTACACTCATATGACCTAAGTCCAgcttagaaaaaggaaagtgagaaaagaatgtgattTGAATACCTCATCAGGGTAAGACAgacataaatatttgtttaataattatttgtaatagaaaagatgtttttctgctgttacGAGGTCTACagataattttgttttgattaattTAAGCTTCAcctggaaaaaataagcaacagAAGCCAGACTTGTGTCAGTGTGTAAGTAGTAAGTCAGGCCTAAATCTCTTCACAGACTTAGGAACGCAGAGATGAACTTGAAAAAGATAATTTTCCCCAAATGCATATACAGTAGTGGTAGTTAATAAtgtgatttcatttctttttcaaaaggaaaacataagtTGTAGTCTATTAGTTTTAGTAATAGTACATTTTCATAGTCAAAATTAAAGACAGATCCTATtatatgttttgtttcagaTCAAGAAAGATGAAGACTTCCTGTTGAGCACATTTAAACAGATAAACTCATTACCCTGCAGCAATTCCTCACATTTAATTGTGTTCTTACTGATTCTATATTTTAGAAGTAACATTCTGGTTTCTTGAAAAATAGTTATTCAGTCTCAATTAAAGGCTGATTCATGATAGAAGTGTTCTCTGTCTGTTAATGagattttgtttcttgtatatgcatgtacacacacacacatatataaccTTTCTTTGATATTATAGCATATTGTttctaagtattttaaaaatttgaatTCTGGTAGGACAAAACATAAAAGAGTGTTTATACTATAGTAATGGCTTACAGATTCCATTTTGCAATATCAAAGTGGCTAAAACTTAGAAGAAATATcttaaaattgtgttttcatgtCAAGAATTTTCTTACTTGCATATGAGCTAAACAGAATTTATGAAAACATCGTATTAAATACTGACAAACTATATAGAGCATATGGACAACAGTAAGGACTACAGCTATTTCTGAGAAAtgagggtggttttttttttgtatagtaCCCAGTACTTTAGAAACCATAATGATAAATAAACCCAATTCTTAAGGAacagattttcaagaaaaaaaagaccatcAAATCAAATTCAATTTGAGTTGTCtcaaatagatatttttttctaacatatGCAGCGATTACAACTCAAATAAACAATGTAGTTTAGCATTCATTTGTAATTTCCTTGAAAGTTTCATTCCTGTTTGTGACATCACAGATTCTAggagttttaaaatatgtacaAAACCTACTTTTattatgttgttttatttatttgttaactAAACATTCACTATTTCTTCATGAAAGCAGACTCTCTTTTAACACTTCTTCTCAAGTATTCTGTAAAGGGAAAGTTAAGCAGGGTTCTTTCAGTCATTTGTATCAGGATTAATATTGTTTGCAAAGCATCTCTTGGCACTGCTGGTGACTGAAAACTTTGACCATGACTACATTCAATGCCTCTTTAGTTATGGAAGGACTCTGTCAGATTTCTCTTACTACACCTCTGTCATATGTCATTTTAAGCTGTTCTTGCAATAGCAGATGTGAAACTTACTGTATGCAACCCCTGGAAGATGTGACTTTGTAATAGGAAATGACTATCACCAACAAATAAGAATATTAGATCAGTATACTGGGAGAAAGCcagggggaaaataaaacctgcacattttttcttccccccacccATCCCCTTCTATACACctgaaacagtaaaaataataaaaaaaaaaaaaaaaaaaaaatcactgtttctttttatgcCAAGAGAGAAGATTCAGCTCCCAGTTACTATGTTCAGAGTCACATTGGCTTTTTCTTGAAAGAAGAGCTACAAAAGTGCTTATAGTCACGATGACAGGACAAATTACTAGAGAGAAACAATACCTTTATTAGATCAACTCataacaggaagagaaaaggctCATAATCTCAAAAAGTTGTTGCTTTTCTCAGCTGTCAGGCAATCCGTCTCCTTAAATCTTTGCCATCTTCAGCTTCAAgggaatttattttcagttatacCCATAAAGCAGATCCTGTAATCTCACTTTACTTCCTTAGCTGAGGTAGCAGTGTTGGATGCAagataaacattatttttctcacGACGGGGTACACTGTAGAACAGCCTCTACCATAACAGGACTGGCAGAATGTCAGTCTCACTACTTGAGATCACAGAAGCTGAGATGTCCTggagaaacacagcagaactCCGAATAAGtttccaataaataaataaatattcagctATTATTATTACTCTCTCTGTCATCctttttgcaaaaagaaaagtgagaaagcTTCTAAAACTGACTAGGAATTAGTCAGCAGTAGAAAGCCCACAAACACTCTAACAGAAATTTTCAATAGTCGATCACTCTCCCCTTTGTAGATCTTCCCCATTTTTTACCAACTTGAACTTTTCCTTGAACAACAATTCAGAGATTAGTCATGAATGCAGGACTCAAGTAACAAGCAAGAAAGTTTTAAAGTGCTGATTCCATCACCTCAAGGCCCTCGATGGTGAttatatcattttatttaattcctAGCTATACTTACTTCAGGAGGTATTTCAGCACAATAGGAGTAGATCAATAGATGGAAGCTTTTGTTTCTATGGGTGAAAGCTAAAAGCCAAGATTTTACAGTATGCTTCCCACTCTGCGGTTTACTTATTTCAGATAAAGTGAGAACATATAACCATTGCCAAGAAAGCTGAATGAGAACAAAGAAG is part of the Gallus gallus isolate bGalGal1 chromosome 2, bGalGal1.mat.broiler.GRCg7b, whole genome shotgun sequence genome and harbors:
- the C8orf22 gene encoding pancreatic progenitor cell differentiation and proliferation factor-like protein, giving the protein MASVPSAGCLLAKNQYYRTRQNSESSVSSSSSCCSDPVSTAEQDKAFHGLPELLDKCWWIKSFFHREPSPPTVGRKALSASSTNS